In the Caenorhabditis elegans chromosome X genome, one interval contains:
- the fln-2 gene encoding Filamin-A (Confirmed by transcript evidence), with translation MSYYSELSGPGLVRAPVNRTAQFDITGEGLELSDIQAKISGPDNREYPIRIIPRSSGKYTAEYEIEQVGEHHLTVWIAGRKVDGSPLSVAGYATEKVRLEPLGGGVPKQPVQFYVDAVEAGKGQLEISVNQGKVPNNVQMQGAGRCLVTFIPQHAGTYVIDVTFNGEQVHGCPIKVEILPKQVGQQIHANLTPTAVSTAISAGGTSLISGAFRETARSPLSARSPTSPTLLQHARQRSEETMLRSPQLLRESRKADKPWQSSYAPSSSRNAFSQSPHRDWSASTVYDRVYNSNSDVERTLSPSDPSRNRNIRETTTVIHRTPSPTGLRTQEFAERIARSPSPTGYEREFVEKRTTYRSPSPARTSSVAHSHISEVPLSPIQGMDTPFDHHERVKKVERMDPLADEEEREQRRNQLERDSKNTLGYTVAQYGDGEKRYFGDTLEKKDRPPSAGYYSSVQQRSTSPEYSTVYERYDRKSEKPDLPPRVEGHVSASYKGYEPVYSEVTTTRTTTTTEYENIDKKPNVPKKRATTPEGHVEPVNDNEEKDRQAFLRTQSEKVFEPVDAPLRRSDEKESIYDLPPQERLHKYPEEPTIALGEKANTSAIAAYTKGRQDDIDEVSRNASFPSAPTINYNERSDEVSNYNRTKEDHYGVVGEYPTAPKIAYSDSKEAVIREHYAQAKEDPYATVGECPPAPEISLRSDKLNETKNEYRRTTDSDQQDGKAGPPPPVIEISKAEQARRTEEYLRVKSEDDKILAKHGFTRKPEPSIEIQEPVTEQIRDDVVETAIAPEVPLRPVEELPHSPAPSSRSTPATTPKLSAKFRKDGKEGKPFDFGKSKFVCKHDVIKRGKEVEVKLEGIKLGKEDQLRVVVLPPANKAIPGANGGPPTEVDTKVKKSSSKYEISFKPTEVGTHKVFAYVNDMQHPLSPFAVRVYDASEIIVGEIPNQSNLNDTVEFTVDAGRAGFGNLEMAIKDADGVIIPSHVAQLESGSAKFLVTFTPATKGPHTVNITFNKEVLKNSPFEVNIVDAPLPAPVVLEPASGASAVASPSLSKKELKEQEKEKKREEKERAKREKEERATLKKEKKSKSHRFPAKTTVSKIPSLSRVGQPSSLVVEVSGHDQLEIRVLDSKKSEIGTDIVEIEPGHMQINFTPAQVGDHEIDVRYGGVPVTGSPFTCRAYDPAKIKVGAIPKGLLDKPVYFTVDASEAGVGNLEVAVCEGRVPSMAHALGHHKYDISFVPKEDVDHTITVRFNNEPVPGSPFLCQLVATAQATATGAGLERIPVDEETEIQILTDEIDSAPEARVRDPQGNDLPVNVTRSRENETLHIATYVPKCVGNHLIDIFLQGEPIAGSPFTAKAYDARKTVLVPPANAVVGKPATFVIDAARSGAGNMEIIVSVDNRNVPNFVQAEGQARFKVSFTPQDAKDHTISVKFNGISVPGSPLICSVSSAGSVPAAVVLPAAAVIGAETAVAARERIKHTPQHSSEQIKQTTTTVLQKTPEIRETVEKTGLARELNSAQIGQKKGFTIDNINKSSDCNVIITDPKGGPLPVRCYKQQDDSYWVEFTPEHLGTHTIEVTFGDVPVPGSPFKTEVIDPKNVEIRGLSDQVLLRHATTINVDRRNAGNGELQVEITDPTGSPLRTEMLKSPGGEDRITFLPNQTGPHKINVKVAGFQIPGYPQTILVSEQEKPAVYGAAVDQSIKIGEPASLIFDPKKTNGGLKIHATGPDGQKVHHNVMRRPNGTSEVVFYPEETGTYNVSIDFNNRPITGSPFTVNVVDPTKVIVNDLDMDRDGTLLLRLGHSNSFDVDATAAGPGKLRAEVRDADSSLIGNGPVVEDMGQGKYRVRFNPDQPGKYSIYLYWNELPVESAFPVRARSSAEDLPTTSRAVREPIPPPVTTTYHTREKSSGSNADDEISRIMVRGDGLHRAVLKEHNEFIIDGSDINKEGRITATLLGSKADIPVRIQQLGHNVYKATYTPLTGGTYELHILWNGKHVKGSPFAVSADTSAHLADLIDVDASTLKIGIINENIKTLIDTRRAGSGQLSALCMGPNKPAYCELYDHRDGTYALCVRPAEIGKHTLVIKYDDEHVKGSPFVVHVSLPPDPSKVRVYGPGVEHGILSLFKSNFVVETRGAGAGQLTVRVRGPKGAFNVEMQREKKNERTIHCKYEPKEPGDYQVEVKWHGEHVPGSPFLVMIVDTEKELSRYLRGEAPSPTPATPFIPPGWVAPPQMYPMQPGQQRFLPPPGHFGPMGVPSPYGSVPPPTKHKGRNH, from the exons GCTGTCCGATCAAAGTGGAGATTCTGCCAAAACAAGTAGGTCAGCAAATTCACGCCAATTTGACGCCGACCGCTGTTTCAACCGCCATTTCAGCAG gAGGAACATCTTTAATTTCGGGTGCATTCCGAGAAACCGCAAGATCTCCATTGTCGGCTAGAAGCCCAACATCTCCAACACTTCTTCAACATGCTCGTCAACGCAGTGAAGAGACAATGCTCCGAAGCCCACAACTTCTCAGAGAATCTAGAAAAGCAGATAAGCCTTGGCAATCG TCCTACGCACCATCATCGTCACGCAACGCCTTCTCTCAATCACCACATCGTGATTGGAGTGCTTCAACTGTCTACGACAGAGTTTATAACTCGAATAGTGATGTAGAGCGCACTCTGTCTCCAAGTGATCCATCGAGAAATCGCAATATTCGAGAGACAACAACCGTCATCCACAGAACTCCGTCGCCAACTGGTTTGAG AACccaagagtttgccgaacgtATTGCCCGCTCTCCATCCCCAACTGGATACGAAAGAGAATTTGTTGAGAAGCGAACAACCTATAGGTCACCATCGCCGGCAAGAACATCAAGTGTGGCTCACTCCCATATTAGTGAGGTTCCACTTTCTCCAATTCAAGGAATGGATACTCCGTTTGATCATCATGAACGTGTGAAGAAAGTTGAGAGAATGGATCCATTGGCTGATGAAGAAGAACGTGAACAGAGAAGAAATCAGCTTGAAAGAGATTCTAAAAACACTCTAGGATACACTGTTGCTCAATATGGTGATGGTGAAAAACGATATTTTGGAGACacacttgaaaaaaaggaTCGACCACCATCTGCTGGATACTACTCATCTGTTCAGCAAAGATCAACATCTCCAGAGTACTCGACAGTTTACGAGCGATATGACAGAAAGAGCGAAAAACCAGATTTGCCGCCAAGAGTTGAAGGTCATGTCTCTGCAAGCTACAAGGGATATGAGCCAGTTTACTCTGAAGTGACAACAACTAGAACCACGACTACTACAGAATACGAGAACATtgacaaaaaaccaaatgtgCCAAAAAAGAGAGCTACTACTCCAGAAGGACACGTTGAGCCAGTAAATGACAATGAGGAAAAAGATAGACAAGCATTCTTGAGAActcaatctgaaaaagtatTCGAGCCAGTTGATGCTCCACTTCGCCGTTCAGACGAGAAGGAATCAATTTATGATCTTCCACCTCAAGAAAGACTTCATAAATACCCGGAGGAACCAACTATTGCTCTGGGTGAAAAAGCCAATACTTCAGCAATTGCCGCATACACAAAAGGACGACAGGACGATATTGATGAAGTTTCTCGAAATGCATCTTTCCCATCTGCACCAACAATTAACTACAATGAACGTTCAGATGAAGTTTCCAACTACAACAGGACAAAAGAAGATCATTACGGAGTTGTTGGAGAATACCCAACAGCACCAAAAATTGCATACTCTGATAGCAAGGAAGCAGTCATTCGTGAGCATTATGCACAAGCAAAGGAAGATCCATACGCGACTGTGGGAGAATGTCCGCCAGCTCCAGAAATTTCATTGAGATCAGATAAATTGAATGAGACTAAAAATGAGTACCGTCGTACAACAGACTCAGATCAGCAAGATGGTAAAGCAGGCCCACCACCTCCAGTGATTGAGATTAGCAAAGCCGAACAAGCTCGCAGAACAGAAGAGTATCTACGCGTGAAATCAGAAGATGATAAGATTCTTGCCAAACACGGCTTCACAAGAAAGCCAGAGCCATCAATTGAGATTCAAGAGCCAGTTACCGAGCAGATTCGGGACGATGTAGTTGAAACCGCGATTGCTCCAGAAGTTCCACTGAGACCTGTTGAAGAACTTCCACACTCTCCAGCTCCATCCTCTAGAAGTACTCCAGCCACCACACCGAAGTTATCAGCCAAGTTTAGAAAAGATGGTAAAGAAGGTAAACCTTTCGACTTTGGAAAAAGCAAATTTGTTTGCAAACATGATGTCATcaaaagaggaaaagaagtGGAGGTTAAGCTTGAAGGAATAAAGTTGGGAAAAGAAGATCAACTTCGTGTCGTTGTTTTGC CCCCTGCTAATAAAGCAATTCCTGGAGCAAATGGAGGACCACCAACAGAAGTTGATACCAAAGTGAAAAAGAGCAGCAGCAAATACGAGATTAGCTTCAAACCAACAGAAGTTGGAACACACAAGGTGTTTGCCTATGTAAATGACATGCAACATCCGCTTTCACCATTCGCTGTCCGTGTCTACGACGCGTCGGAAATTATCGTCGGCGAAATTCCGAATCAATCAAATCTCAATGACACCGTTGAGTTCACGG TTGACGCCGGTCGCGCTGGTTTCGGAAATCTCGAGATGGCTATTAAGGATGCTGATGGTGTCATCATTCCTTCTCATGTTGCACAACTTGAAAGTGGATCGGCCAAGTTTTTAGTGACTTTCACACCAGCTACAAAAGGGCCTCATACAGTTAACATTACTTTCAACAAGGAAGTTCTCAAAA ACTCGCCATTTGAAGTGAACATTGTTGATGCTCCACTCCCTGCTCCAGTTGTTCTCGAACCAGCTTCTGGAGCCTCTGCAGTTGCTTCCCCATCACTGAGCAAAAAAGAGTTGAAGgaacaagaaaaagaaaagaaaagagaagagaAGGAACGGGCCAAGCGCGAGAAAGAAGAACGCGCCActctgaaaaaggagaaaaag agcaagtCACATAGATTCCCCGCCAAAACTACCGTTTCCAAAATTCCGTCGCTTTCCAGGGTTGGACAACCGTCCTCCCTTGTAGTTGAGGTATCCGGTCACGATCAACTTGAGATTCGTGTCCTTG atAGCAAAAAGAGTGAGATTGGAACGGATATTGTAGAAATTGAGCCAGGACACATGCAAATTAATTTCACACCAGCTCAAGTTGGCGATCACGAGATTGATGTTCGATATGGAGGTGTGCCTGTAACAGGATCACCATTCACTTGCAGAGCCTACGATCCAGCTAAGATTAAAGTCGGAGCAATTCCAAAGGGCCTTCTGGATAAACCCGTATACTTCACag TTGATGCATCTGAAGCTGGTGTTGGAAATCTTGAAGTTGCTGTCTGCGAAGGACGTGTTCCATCAATGGCACACGCTCTTGGACACCACAAGTACGACATTTCGTTTGTGCCAAAGGAAGACGTTGACCATACTATCACTGTTCGATTTAACAATGAGCCAGTCCCAG GGTCTCCTTTCTTGTGTCAACTTGTTGCAACTGCGCAAGCAACTGCTACTGGTGCAGGTCTCGAAAGAATCCCAGTCGACGAAGAAaccgaaattcaaattcttacCGACg AGATCGATTCGGCTCCAGAAGCACGTGTTCGTGATCCACAAGGAAACGATCTACCAGTCAACGTGACTCGCAGCCGTGAAAACGAAACGCTCCACATCGCCACTTATGTGCCAAAATGTGTCGGAAACCACTTGATTGACATTTTCCTCCAAGGAGAGCCAATTGCGGGATCTCCATTTACCGCAAAAGCATATGACGCTAGAAAAACTGTGTTGGTCCCACCAGCAAATGCAGTCGTTGGAAAGCCTGCGACATTTGTCATCG ATGCTGCCCGCTCTGGTGCTGGAAACATGGAGATCATCGTCTCGGTCGACAACcgaaatgttccaaatttcgTTCAAGCTGAAGGACAAGCTCGATTCAAAGTTTCTTTCACACCACAGGACGCCAAAGATCACACCATCAGCGTGAAGTTCAATGGAATCAGTGTTCCAGGATCTCCACTTATCTGCAGTGTGAGCTCAGCTGGGTCAGTGCCAGCCGCTGTCGTTCTTCCAGCTGCAGCAGTAATTGGAGCAGAAACTGCAGTTGCTGCTAGAGAGCGTATCAAGCACACTCCTCAACACTCGTCAGAACAAATCAAGCAAACAACTACAACGGTTCTCCAAAAGACGCCAGAAATTAGAGAGACAGTTGAGAAGACTGGATTGGCCAGAGAATTGAATTCTGCTCAAATCGGACAAAAGAAAGGATTTACAATTGATAATATCAACAAATCTTCAGATTGCAATGTCATTATCACAG ATCCAAAAGGAGGACCGCTTCCAGTTCGTTGCTACAAACAGCAAGACGACAGTTATTGGGTAGAATTCACACCGGAACACCTTGGAACTCACACCATCGAGGTCACTTTTGGTGATGTTCCTGTGCCAGGATCTCCTTTCAAGACTGAAGTTATCGACCCAAAGAATGTGGAAATTCGTGGTCTCTCTGATCAAGTTTTGCTTCGACATGCTACCACTATTAACG TTGATCGTCGTAATGCTGGAAATGGAGAGCTTCAAGTTGAAATCACTGACCCGACCGGATCTCCACTACGCACAGAAATGCTCAAATCTCCTGGTGGCGAAGACCGTATTACTTTCTTGCCAAACCAAACTGGACCCCACAAGATTAATGTGAAGGTTGCTGGATTCCAGATCCCTG GATATCCACAAACAATATTGGTTAGCGAGCAAGAAAAACCAGCGGTTTATGGTGCTGCTGTTGATCAATCGATCAAGATCGGAGAGCCGGCTTCTCTGATTTTCGATCCAAAAAAGACAAATGGAGGACTCAAAATTCACGCAACAGGTCCAGATGGACAAAAAGTGCACCACAACGTAATGCGTAGACCAAATGGCACATCAGAAGTTGTCTTCTATCCTGAGGAAACTGGAACTTACAATGTCAGCATTGACTTCAATAACCGTCCAATCACCGGAAGCCCATTCACCGTGAATGTTGTCGACCCAACCAAGGTCATTGTTAACGACCTAGACATGGATCGCGATGGAACTCTTCTCCTCAGACTTGGTCACTCGAACTCATTTGATGTTGACGCGACGGCAGCCGGACCCG gcaaactTCGCGCGGAAGTTCGAGACGCCGACAGTTCGCTGATCGGCAATGGCCCGGTTGTCGAGGACATGGGACAGGGAAAATACCGCGTTCGATTTAATCCAGATCAACCCGGAAA GTACTCGATTTACTTGTACTGGAACGAGTTGCCAGTTGAGAGCGCATTCCCAGTGAGAGCCCGATCGTCTGCCGAAGACTTGCCGACAACTTCTCGCGCTGTCAGAGAACCCATCCCACCACCAGTTACAACAACTTATCACACACG CGAAAAGTCGTCTGGTTCAAATGCCGATGACGAAATTAGCAGAATAATGGTGAGAGGAGATGGTCTTCACAGAGCTGTTCTCAAGGAGCACAATGAATTCATCATCGATGGAAGTGATATCAACAAGGAGGGTCGTATCACAGCAACACTTCTAGGATCAAAAGCAGACATTCCTGTGAGAATTCAACAACTCGGACATAATGTCTACAAAGCTACTTACACTCCATTGACTGGAGGCACCTATGAACTTCATATTCTTTGGAATGGAAAGCACGTTAAAGGATCACCATTTGCTGTTTCTGCAGACACATCTGCTCATTTGGCTGATCTTATTGACGTTGATGCTTCGACTcttaaaattggaataatcAATGAGAACATTAAGACATTGATTGATACTCGTCGTGCTGGATCCGGACAACTTTCAGCTTTATGTATGGGTCCGAATAAGCCCGCTTACTGTGAACTGTATGATCACAGAGATGGAACTTATGCCCTCTGTGTCAGGCCAGCTGAGATTGGAAAGCATACATTGGTTATCAAATACGACGATGAGCACGTAAAAGGAAGTCCATTCGTTGTTCACGTGTCTCTTCCACCAGATCCGTCAAAAGTTCGCGTCTACGGGCCAGGAGTTGAACATGGAATTCTTTCTCT tttcaaatcCAATTTCGTCGTGGAAACCCGAGGTGCTGGCGCTGGACAACTGACTGTTCGTGTCAGAGGACCAAAGGGAGCCTTCAATGTGGAAATGCAAAGAGAGAAGAAGAATGAAAGAACGATTCACTGCAAGTATGAGCCAAAGGAACCAGGGGATTATCAG gtcgAAGTGAAATGGCACGGAGAGCATGTTCCAGGTAGTCCATTCCTTGTCATGATCGTCGACACCGAGAAAGAACTCTCAAGATACCTTCGCGGCGAGGCTCCGTCTCCAACACCAGCAACGCCATTCATTCCGCCAGGATGGGTAGCTCCACCACAAATGTACCCAATGCAACCAGGACAGCAACGTTTCCTGCCACCACCAGGCCATTTCGGACCAATGGGTGTTCCAAGCCCATATGGATCCGTTCCACCTCCGACCAAACATAAAGGACGCAATCATTAA